One part of the Lycium ferocissimum isolate CSIRO_LF1 chromosome 8, AGI_CSIRO_Lferr_CH_V1, whole genome shotgun sequence genome encodes these proteins:
- the LOC132067280 gene encoding large ribosomal subunit protein uL22y, protein MVKYSKEPDNPTKSCKARGAALRVHFKNTRETAHAVRKLPLVKAKRYLEDVLAHKQAIPFTRFCRGVGRTAQAKNRHSNGQGRWPVKSAGFILDLLKNAESNAEVKGLDVDSLYISHIQVNLAQKQRHRTYRAHGRINPYMSSPCHIELTLSEKEESVKKEAETQLAASKSRKA, encoded by the exons ATG GTGAAGTACTCTAAAGAGCCTGATAATCCCACCAAAT CCTGCAAAGCCCGGGGTGCTGCTCTCAGAGTTCACTTCAAG AACACAAGGGAAACGGCGCACGCTGTCAGGAAGCTTCCTCTGGTTAAGGCGAAAAGGTATTTGGAGGATGTGTTGGCCCACAAGCAAGCCATACCATTCACACGCTTCTGTCGCGGGGTTGGCCGAACTGCTCAGGCTAAGAATAGGCACTCAAATGGTCAAGGACGTTGGCCAGTCAAGTCTGCCGGATTTATTCTTGATTTGCTCAAGAACGCAGAGAGCAATGCTGAGGTGAAAGGGTTGGATGTAGATTCACTTTATATTTCTCATATTCAAGTTAACCTAGCACAAAAGCAAAGACACCGAACTTATCGTGCTCATGGAAGGATTAACC CTTACATGTCATCTCCCTGCCATATCGAGCTAACATTGTCCGAAAAGGAAGAATCTGTGAAAAAGGAG GCTGAAACCCAATTGGCAGCAAGCAAATCTAGGAAGGCTTAG